The segment tgtggggagcttgatgtttctaacccacacgaggccagatattgcttattcagtttcacttgtttcaaggtatatgacaaatccatctgaaatacatatgaaggcaaccaagaggattttgaggtatgtgaaagggaattcaagttttggtattcattactactcttctgaaaagttcaatcttgtaggctttagtgattcagattggggaggtagtatggatgaccgtaaatctacatctggaaattgtttttcttttggttttggtttgattacctggagctcgaaaaaacaaagtattgttgccctctcatctacagaagcagagtatgttgcaattacctcagcaggtacacaagccctttggctcagaaaagttttggaagaaattggagaaaaacaaattcagcctatagtaatttattgtgacaatgtgagtgccataaagttagctaagaatccggttcatcacagcagaactaagtattttgatttgaaatatcacttcatacgagatttggtgcaaaagaaggatgtcgaattgaagcacatcaacacccaggatcaactagcagatatattcaccaaaacagttgcgaaagctcagtttatagcactacgagataagattgtcagccctctcagcatcaaaggggagtatgttgataagtgatgctgctctagcatgcagctccatgcaactccagtttggacatgaagctatccattcatcaccatgcataagctatttttagttaatagttttttttgtttattcatgcaaataaagcatgtactccagcatgcatgaatccttaggactatttttagttttgctttttgcatgagtttgttttttagtaaataaagcatgttgtgcatgcacttattgtattcttaattagggagtagtttgctttttttagtttgagagtcttagtagctttccatgcaaagctaggaatatatttagaactgcagttattatttattcttctagactgcaaattctttatatatacagcctctatgtaattttttaattaagcttcaataaagatattggtgtttttcttctttttgctgttattgtttgctaatcagttggttcagagaggataggtcagatTCAAAATTCTACAAATATTATACTCCATGCCAACAGCACTGATGTGGTTTCATGACCACCAAAGTAGAAAGTCTTACATTCATCAATTATTTCCTCCGTGCTCAGgcttgcattactttttccattgaCTCTCCTCTGCTGCTTGCTCTCAGACATCATAAAACCAAGCAGATCGGCACCATAGCTACCTGTTTTCTCCATTCCAGCAGTCTTTTTCCTCGCATCTATAACTTGTTTTAAGCATCTTCTTATATTTATCTCCAAATTCCAACGTTACCTGTTCTTTGCAGTAGGCAGAAACCTGGTGAGAGGAATCACTTTCACCCATTACGTACTTATGTAAGAAACAAAAAGAAATTGTAGATTCTGTGTAATTTCATAAAATGAATAAGCCCTGCTAAAGTACGAAGGCATTTATTCTAGTTAGATAAATATTGGAAAACCTTTTGAGCAGTTGGGTTTAAAGTTAAGCAATCATTTATTAGGTAACTCATCTGCCATTACACTAGTTTTTTCAATAAAACTCATTCATTGATGtgatttaccaaaaaaaaaaacaacaaatcacCATTTCAACTAAGTAATTTCAGATTGACAAGTGTACAGTCACAAAACTCAAGTTTGTCACCTGAAACCTGGAATATAAACAGTGTGAAATAATTCAGATGTAAGAACCATCTGTTTAGCCTGCATATCAAATATATCCTTTCCCTCTATAAAACTGCTACCAAATGCTGTGCGGGCGATAATATCTGCTGTGAGCTCACGGAACTCCTTCAGCACTTCAATTTCCGATGCACCTGACAACACCAATTTACTCCATTCCTCCAACATATTGGCACTGCTTTCAATAATTGTTGGAATCATACCCTGTATTTACAGAACTGCTATAATCAAGATACATAAGTTCAATGTACGACAGAACATTTGACTATAAACATCAAAATAGGTAAGTTTTTATAAAATAATCCACATAGCTTCTAAAAGATTAGGGTgtatatttttgcagtcatagttTCTATAAGATAAACAAATTTTCGATGtatatatcatatcattttaatccTAATTTCTCTACTCTTGTATGCTAGATATACCAAAAGCATCATATCAAGTATTTGTATGAGTAACCTAAAGATCTGCACAAAAAGTCCATGATAAAGTTGCATGGGACGTTAGAAATCATTTTAATACTGAGAATTCAAATACTCCATTTGAAACCATACATGTATATTTGATGGATCATTAATCTCTGTTCCGCTACTGTGGCACCAGGCAGACCATATCTATGTGTTCTAACAAAGTAAATGGATACTATAATTTGTCCATTCAAGAAAGTTAAATAAAGTAGACATAATTGCTAAATTTGTCAGAGGTGTTAGAAAGTTTCCTAAATAAAATGTAGGTAAGTTGATCATATTGAGTTCCATATTGAGATAAAAAGCTGAAAAATGATGTGTGCCCAAATAGGCTAGCTTGAAACATCTAGCTCTTTGTTTCATACAGTGATACAGCATTATGATTCAATGAAGCTGAACTCGCCTAAAGGTGGGTTTGTTTGAAAATTAATAACAGTAAACTTTAAGAAAATATTAGCCTTCTTTTTAGTTTTTACAGCATTGATGCAGGACAACTGTTTGAAAAAGTTTCTAAGCCAACTTAAGAAAAGAGTGTTATGTAGCATCGATGCACGACAACGATTTCACAAAATCTCTGAGCCAAAAGCACAACTAAACAAACAAAATTTACTCCCCAAATTTTGCAGGTTAAGTTCATAATGAAAAGCAAAGCTCACTGAGTATTGAATGAATCTTTTGGACAAGAAAAAGATGCCCAAAACAGGTATTTAACAAAACAATGCCAGAGAACTTACCACAAGGATGTGGAACTTGATAGATTTCTCTCTATAATAAAGCGATTTATATTATATCATTTTGGTTCTAACTTAGGACATAAACACAGACATTCAGTGCCTTACCTTCAAAAGATCCATGTGGAAAGCAGGATTGATGATTTTTCTGTGCCGAGCCCATTTCTCACCTGTCAACCCCACAAGTCCCTGTCCAACCAGTTGTCTTGAAAGGGGATTTGTCGGAAGCTTTGAATAGTTGTCAAATTTAGTGGAACATGTCCTTAATAAGCTCAGGATGGGGAACGACCAACCTAGCATTCGGTCCAAACCAGAAAACATAATCGTAACCTATATCAGATAGAACAAGTTTATTAATCAACAGTCTTCTTTTTAATCTTTCACTTTTCTTCCTAACCAGCCAGTATTTTAAGTTCTAACAACACCCATGTAAAAATATCAATGGTGCTAAGCAAGAATtccagtaatatgaagaatgaaa is part of the Cryptomeria japonica chromosome 10, Sugi_1.0, whole genome shotgun sequence genome and harbors:
- the LOC131859485 gene encoding cytochrome P450 734A1-like isoform X2; its protein translation is MSRSPNPCHSHMTCSLEFFPIYISGAEFMVTIMFSGLDRMLGWSFPILSLLRTCSTKFDNYSKLPTNPLSRQLVGQGLVGLTGEKWARHRKIINPAFHMDLLKGMIPTIIESSANMLEEWSKLVLSGASEIEVLKEFRELTADIIARTAFGSSFIEGKDIFDMQAKQMVLTSELFHTVYIPGFRFLPTAKNR
- the LOC131859485 gene encoding cytochrome P450 734A1-like isoform X1 yields the protein MEWVFWGLAAVCAGLILFLVKIVTRMWWKPLQVKKFFEAQGISGPPYRLFYGNTTDISRMIDEQKSKPMPLSHDMLPRVFPHLHQWSRIYGWSFPILSLLRTCSTKFDNYSKLPTNPLSRQLVGQGLVGLTGEKWARHRKIINPAFHMDLLKGMIPTIIESSANMLEEWSKLVLSGASEIEVLKEFRELTADIIARTAFGSSFIEGKDIFDMQAKQMVLTSELFHTVYIPGFRFLPTAKNR